In Micromonospora sp. WMMD980, the following are encoded in one genomic region:
- the paaC gene encoding 1,2-phenylacetyl-CoA epoxidase subunit PaaC has product MTTVFDFTLGLGDDALVVAQRLGEWTTRAPEMEEDIALANIALDQLGAARLLLTYAGELEGAGRDEDALAYLRDDREFRNCLLVELPNGDFAVTMAKLFFLAAWQLPLYTALAGCADERLAAIGAKARKESAYHLDHASLWVRRLGDGTDESHRRAQDAVDQVWPYVHELFVADPAAPVDPATLRADFDATVSAVLDEATLTRPETGWAPGGGRDGVHTEHLSYLLAEMQVLHRAHPGATW; this is encoded by the coding sequence GTGACCACGGTCTTCGACTTCACGCTCGGCCTCGGCGACGACGCGCTGGTCGTGGCGCAGCGGCTCGGCGAGTGGACCACCCGCGCGCCGGAGATGGAGGAGGACATCGCGCTCGCCAACATCGCCCTCGACCAGCTCGGCGCGGCCCGGCTCCTGCTCACGTACGCCGGTGAGCTGGAGGGCGCGGGCCGGGACGAGGACGCGCTGGCCTACCTGCGCGACGACCGCGAGTTCCGCAACTGCCTGCTGGTCGAGCTGCCCAACGGCGACTTCGCGGTGACCATGGCGAAGCTCTTCTTCCTGGCCGCCTGGCAACTGCCGCTCTACACCGCCCTGGCGGGCTGCGCCGACGAGCGGCTGGCCGCCATTGGCGCGAAGGCGCGCAAGGAGTCGGCGTACCACCTGGACCACGCCTCGCTCTGGGTGAGGCGCCTCGGCGACGGCACCGACGAGTCGCACCGCCGGGCCCAGGACGCGGTCGACCAGGTGTGGCCGTACGTCCACGAGCTGTTCGTCGCGGATCCGGCGGCGCCGGTCGACCCGGCCACCCTGCGGGCCGACTTCGACGCCACCGTGAGCGCGGTGCTGGACGAGGCGACGCTGACCCGCCCGGAGACGGGCTGGGCGCCCGGCGGCGGCCGGGACGGCGTGCACACCGAGCACCTGTCCTATCTGCTGGCCGAGATGCAGGTGCTGCACCGCGCCCACCCCGGGGCGACATGGTGA
- the paaB gene encoding 1,2-phenylacetyl-CoA epoxidase subunit PaaB yields MTGQSSPLWEVFVRARRGLSHTHVGSLHAPDAELALRNARDLYTRRQEGVSIWVVPASAITASSPDEKDAFFDPAADKVYRHPTFYEVPDGVAHL; encoded by the coding sequence ATGACTGGTCAGTCCTCGCCCCTGTGGGAGGTCTTCGTCCGGGCCCGGCGCGGCCTGTCGCACACCCACGTGGGCAGCCTGCACGCCCCCGACGCCGAGCTGGCGCTGCGGAACGCCCGCGACCTCTACACCCGCCGCCAGGAGGGCGTCTCCATCTGGGTGGTGCCGGCGAGCGCGATCACCGCGTCCAGCCCCGACGAGAAGGACGCCTTCTTCGACCCGGCGGCCGACAAGGTCTACCGCCACCCGACGTTCTACGAGGTGCCGGACGGGGTGGCCCACCTGTGA
- the paaA gene encoding 1,2-phenylacetyl-CoA epoxidase subunit PaaA, which produces MYGNDFAPPEDASDGGLLGEVEAAEAALREAAARARRGAPAPDEDVEAYFTDVIDADQKIEPRDWMPEAYRRTLIRQIAQHAHSEIIGMQPEGNWISRAPSLKRKAILLAKVQDEAGHGLYLYAAAETLGISRDELVDLLLDGRQKYSSIFNYPTLTWADVGAIGWLVDGAAIVNQVPLCRCSYGPYARAMIRVCKEESFHQRQGYEILHTLAHGTEAQKAMAQDAVDRWWYPSLAMFGPPDGDSTHSAQSMAWKIKRFSNDELRQRFVDMCVGQAEVLRLTIPDPDLRWNDERQGYDYTQPDYAELMRVIKGNGPCNRERMAHRQRAHTDGAWVREAAAAYAAKRSERKEAVAA; this is translated from the coding sequence ATGTATGGCAATGACTTCGCCCCACCCGAGGACGCCTCGGACGGCGGCCTGCTCGGCGAGGTGGAAGCCGCGGAGGCGGCGCTGCGCGAGGCGGCGGCGCGGGCCCGTCGCGGCGCCCCCGCGCCGGACGAGGACGTCGAGGCCTACTTCACCGACGTGATCGACGCCGACCAGAAGATCGAACCCCGGGACTGGATGCCCGAGGCGTACCGCAGGACGCTGATCCGGCAGATCGCCCAGCACGCGCACTCCGAGATCATCGGCATGCAGCCGGAGGGGAATTGGATCAGCCGGGCGCCGTCGCTCAAGCGCAAGGCCATCCTGCTGGCCAAGGTGCAGGACGAGGCCGGCCACGGGCTCTATCTCTACGCGGCGGCCGAGACGCTCGGCATCAGCCGGGACGAGCTGGTGGACCTGCTGCTCGACGGCCGGCAGAAGTACAGTTCGATCTTCAATTACCCGACGCTGACCTGGGCCGACGTCGGCGCGATCGGCTGGCTGGTGGACGGCGCGGCGATCGTCAACCAGGTGCCGCTGTGCCGCTGCTCCTACGGCCCGTACGCCCGGGCCATGATCCGGGTCTGCAAGGAGGAGTCGTTCCACCAGCGCCAGGGCTACGAGATCCTGCACACGCTGGCCCACGGCACCGAGGCCCAGAAGGCGATGGCCCAGGACGCGGTCGACCGCTGGTGGTATCCGTCGCTGGCCATGTTCGGCCCGCCGGACGGCGACTCCACGCACAGCGCCCAGTCCATGGCCTGGAAGATCAAGCGGTTCTCCAACGACGAGCTGCGCCAGCGTTTCGTCGACATGTGCGTCGGCCAGGCGGAGGTGCTCCGCCTGACCATCCCCGACCCGGACCTGCGCTGGAACGACGAACGCCAGGGGTACGACTACACCCAGCCCGACTACGCCGAGCTGATGCGAGTGATCAAGGGCAACGGGCCGTGCAACCGGGAGCGGATGGCGCACCGGCAGCGGGCCCACACCGACGGCGCGTGGGTACGGGAGGCCGCCGCGGCCTATGCCGCCAAGCGGTCGGAGCGGAAGGAAGCGGTGGCCGCATGA
- a CDS encoding menaquinone biosynthesis protein: MADRIARPRVGHIQFLNCLPIYWGLMRSGALLDVDLHKDSPDKLSADLVRGDLDIGPITLVEFLKHADELLLLPDLAVGSDGPVLSVNMVSTRPLAGLDGARVALGSTSRTGVLLAQVLLAERYGVRPEYFRCPPDLTQMLLEAEAGVLIGDVALRALYEAPGKGLAVTDLGQAWHEWTGLPMVFAVWAVRRDFATAHPGLVKEVHEAFLRSRDLCLAELDQVAEAAARWEPFDAETLATYFRTLDFSLGERQVAGLREFARRAAAYGEVPALPPGGPEFFRG, encoded by the coding sequence ATGGCCGACCGCATCGCCCGCCCCCGGGTGGGGCACATCCAGTTCCTCAACTGCCTGCCCATCTACTGGGGGCTGATGCGGTCCGGCGCGCTGCTCGACGTCGACCTGCACAAGGACTCGCCGGACAAGCTGAGTGCCGACCTGGTCCGCGGTGACCTCGACATCGGCCCGATCACGCTCGTGGAGTTCCTGAAGCACGCCGACGAGCTGCTCCTCCTGCCCGACCTGGCGGTCGGCAGCGACGGGCCGGTGCTCTCGGTCAACATGGTCTCCACCCGGCCGCTGGCCGGGCTGGACGGCGCCCGGGTGGCGTTGGGCTCCACCTCACGCACCGGGGTGCTGCTGGCCCAGGTGCTGCTCGCCGAGCGCTACGGGGTGCGTCCGGAATACTTCCGCTGCCCGCCGGACCTGACCCAGATGCTGCTCGAGGCCGAGGCCGGGGTGCTGATCGGTGACGTGGCGCTGCGCGCGCTCTACGAGGCGCCCGGCAAGGGCCTCGCGGTGACCGACCTCGGGCAGGCCTGGCACGAGTGGACCGGGCTGCCGATGGTGTTCGCCGTCTGGGCGGTCCGCCGCGACTTCGCCACCGCCCACCCGGGCCTGGTCAAGGAGGTGCACGAGGCGTTCCTACGCTCGCGTGACCTGTGCCTGGCCGAGCTGGACCAGGTGGCCGAGGCGGCGGCCCGCTGGGAGCCGTTCGACGCCGAGACGCTCGCCACCTACTTCCGCACGCTCGACTTCTCGCTCGGCGAGCGGCAGGTGGCCGGGCTGCGCGAGTTCGCCCGCCGGGCGGCCGCGTACGGGGAGGTGCCGGCGTTGCCGCCGGGCGGACCGGAGTTCTTCCGGGGCTGA
- a CDS encoding MFS transporter has protein sequence MSFTSGASRWPDVWLATTARGLSSCGDFLAATALTLALQSAGAGGLAVSGLLLAATLPLVALAPLTGRLADRVDSRVLLVATGLGQAAICVALAYATDPVLVMALVALLAIGLAITQPVLAALVPVMVRAEDLPRAGALNQTAGTLGALAGPALAGLLVGQYGTRVPLLVAAVSYLALVVAALLIRTRRGGRVPAAAGVAAAAAPLWRLRRDPLLLVMVGSVAAVVGAVGAINVIEVFFIRATLDSSTTVYGLVTGSWTLGIVLGAWLFARVARRLADDGALLGAGLVLLGGCCLAVLVSAAVPAAWILVPIWLLGGVANGGNNVFDNLLLARRVPDAARGRAFAVFGAAVQGGGMAGYLVGGLLLEVAEPRPLVAGCGVVGLLVVAALAWPVRRAVRAERAAVPATAPPPVGVAG, from the coding sequence ATGTCCTTCACATCTGGTGCGTCGCGCTGGCCGGACGTCTGGCTCGCCACCACCGCCCGGGGTCTGTCGAGCTGCGGTGACTTCCTGGCCGCCACCGCACTGACGCTGGCGCTCCAGTCCGCCGGCGCGGGCGGCCTCGCCGTCTCCGGGCTGCTGCTCGCCGCGACACTGCCGCTGGTCGCGCTCGCCCCGCTGACCGGCCGGCTGGCCGACCGGGTGGACAGCAGGGTGCTGCTGGTCGCCACCGGCCTGGGGCAGGCCGCGATCTGCGTGGCGCTGGCGTACGCGACGGACCCGGTCCTGGTCATGGCGCTGGTGGCGCTGTTGGCGATCGGGCTGGCGATCACCCAGCCGGTGCTCGCCGCGCTGGTGCCGGTGATGGTCCGGGCCGAGGACCTGCCCCGGGCCGGCGCGCTCAACCAGACCGCCGGCACGCTTGGCGCGCTGGCCGGGCCCGCGCTGGCCGGGCTGCTCGTCGGGCAGTACGGCACCCGGGTGCCGCTGCTCGTCGCCGCGGTCAGCTACCTCGCGCTGGTCGTGGCCGCGCTGCTCATCCGTACCCGACGGGGTGGCCGCGTGCCGGCGGCGGCCGGCGTCGCCGCGGCCGCCGCCCCACTCTGGCGACTGCGGCGCGACCCGCTGCTGCTGGTCATGGTCGGCAGCGTGGCCGCGGTGGTCGGCGCGGTCGGGGCGATCAACGTGATCGAGGTCTTCTTCATCCGCGCGACGCTGGACAGCTCCACCACCGTGTACGGACTGGTCACCGGCTCCTGGACGCTCGGCATCGTGCTCGGCGCGTGGCTGTTCGCCCGGGTCGCCCGCCGACTCGCGGACGACGGCGCGCTGCTCGGCGCCGGGCTGGTGCTGCTCGGCGGCTGCTGCCTGGCGGTGCTCGTCTCGGCGGCGGTGCCGGCGGCGTGGATCCTCGTGCCGATCTGGCTGCTCGGAGGCGTGGCCAACGGCGGCAACAACGTCTTCGACAACCTGCTGCTGGCCCGCCGGGTTCCCGACGCGGCCCGGGGCCGGGCGTTCGCGGTGTTCGGCGCGGCCGTGCAGGGCGGCGGGATGGCCGGCTACCTGGTCGGCGGCCTGCTGCTGGAGGTGGCCGAACCTCGGCCGCTGGTCGCCGGCTGCGGGGTGGTCGGGCTGCTGGTCGTGGCGGCACTGGCCTGGCCGGTCCGCCGCGCGGTACGCGCCGAGCGCGCCGCCGTCCCCGCCACCGCGCCGCCCCCGGTGGGCGTGGCCGGTTAA
- a CDS encoding helix-turn-helix domain-containing protein, giving the protein MTEERSERHRVTISDPQVMRALAHPARMAIMEHLGAGEGGATATECAEIAGLSPSATSYHLRELAKFGLVREAAGRGDARERVWQAVNASYSVEAGPDADPETHAAEAALVEAHLVRDAQRVRDWMRRAPDEPREWYESTWFSDSVLLLTAEELAELNEAVRALTSPYRQRVRTDPPAGARKVAVQYRAMPID; this is encoded by the coding sequence ATGACCGAGGAGCGTTCCGAGAGGCACCGGGTGACGATCAGCGACCCGCAGGTGATGCGGGCGCTCGCCCATCCCGCCCGCATGGCGATCATGGAACATCTTGGCGCCGGGGAGGGGGGCGCGACCGCCACCGAGTGCGCCGAGATCGCCGGCCTCTCGCCGAGCGCCACCAGCTACCACCTGCGGGAGTTGGCGAAGTTCGGTCTGGTGCGGGAGGCGGCCGGGCGGGGTGACGCGCGGGAGCGGGTGTGGCAGGCGGTGAACGCGTCGTACTCCGTCGAGGCGGGGCCGGACGCCGATCCGGAGACGCACGCCGCGGAGGCGGCCCTGGTGGAGGCGCATCTGGTGCGGGACGCGCAGCGGGTCCGGGACTGGATGCGTCGGGCCCCGGACGAGCCCCGGGAGTGGTACGAGTCGACCTGGTTCAGCGACAGCGTGCTGCTGTTGACGGCCGAGGAGTTGGCCGAGCTGAACGAGGCGGTCCGGGCGTTGACGTCGCCGTACCGGCAGCGGGTGCGGACCGATCCGCCGGCGGGGGCGCGCAAGGTGGCGGTGCAGTACCGGGCGATGCCCATTGACTGA
- a CDS encoding AAA family ATPase — protein MREHAEQLFSTGDQVAGDAYAAETLGRHLARRIAELADSPDTPLFFGRLDIDEDRFHVGRRHVTDVAGEPMVLDWRAPLSRKFYQASVKDPQSVRIRRRFGFSAGALTSFEDEHLDRGEELGTASRILTAEIERPRVGPMRDIVATIQPEQDELVRADLADSICVQGAPGTGKTAVGLHRAAYLLYLHRERLRRSGVLIVGPNRAFLSYIAAVLPALGEVEVEQATVEDLVARVPVRAVDEPAAAALKHDVRMAEVLRRAVDAHIGTPTEPIMVSDGSFRWRIGLDPLHRVVAETRAEGVPYATGRDRVRARVVGLLQRQAEARRAESPSDAWLRRMSRIKPVTDLLDSVWPALTPDGLVHLLRTDAEALAAAADGLLTAEEQELFRAGKVGRTPKATRWSAADAVLIDEVAGLLERPGGFGHVVVDEAQDLSPMQCRAIARRSEHGSITLLGDLAQGTAPWAATDWRASLTHLGKPDAAVVPLSVGFRVPAAVVAFANRLLPALAVDVPAARSLRHDGALDVRTAEDLTAATVAEVRAALAYDGSVGVIAADDAVERLRAALAEAGVATATADDVEAATRVTVVPATLVKGLEYDHVVVVEPAAIVAAEPRGLHRLYVVLTRAVSRLAVLHREPLPAPLAG, from the coding sequence ATGCGGGAGCACGCCGAGCAACTGTTCTCGACCGGGGATCAGGTCGCCGGCGACGCGTACGCGGCGGAGACGCTCGGGCGGCACCTGGCCCGGCGGATCGCCGAACTGGCGGACAGCCCCGACACCCCGCTCTTCTTCGGCAGGCTCGACATCGACGAGGACAGGTTCCACGTAGGTCGGCGGCACGTCACCGACGTGGCCGGCGAGCCGATGGTGCTCGACTGGCGGGCACCCCTCTCGCGAAAGTTCTACCAGGCCAGCGTCAAGGACCCGCAGAGCGTGCGGATCCGACGGCGGTTCGGGTTCAGCGCCGGCGCGCTGACCAGTTTCGAGGACGAGCACCTCGACCGGGGCGAGGAACTCGGCACCGCCAGCCGGATCCTCACCGCCGAGATCGAACGCCCCCGCGTCGGCCCGATGCGGGACATCGTCGCCACCATCCAGCCCGAGCAGGACGAGTTGGTCCGGGCCGACCTGGCCGATTCGATCTGCGTGCAGGGCGCGCCGGGCACCGGCAAGACGGCGGTCGGCCTGCACCGCGCCGCCTACCTGCTCTACCTGCACCGGGAGCGGCTGCGCCGCTCGGGCGTGCTGATCGTCGGGCCGAACCGCGCGTTCCTGTCGTACATCGCGGCGGTGCTGCCCGCGCTCGGCGAGGTCGAGGTCGAGCAGGCGACGGTGGAGGACCTGGTCGCCCGGGTGCCGGTTCGCGCGGTCGACGAGCCGGCCGCCGCCGCGCTCAAGCACGACGTCCGGATGGCCGAGGTGCTGCGCCGGGCCGTCGACGCCCACATCGGTACGCCGACCGAGCCGATCATGGTTTCGGACGGCTCGTTCCGCTGGCGGATCGGCCTCGACCCGCTGCACCGGGTGGTCGCCGAGACCCGCGCCGAGGGCGTGCCCTACGCCACCGGCCGGGACCGGGTCCGGGCCCGGGTGGTGGGGCTGCTGCAACGCCAGGCCGAGGCCCGCCGCGCCGAGTCGCCGTCCGACGCCTGGCTGCGTCGGATGAGCCGGATCAAGCCGGTCACCGACCTGCTCGACTCGGTCTGGCCGGCGCTCACCCCGGACGGCCTGGTGCACCTCCTGCGCACCGACGCCGAGGCGCTCGCCGCGGCCGCCGACGGGTTGCTCACCGCCGAGGAGCAGGAGTTGTTCCGGGCCGGCAAGGTCGGGCGTACCCCGAAGGCGACCCGCTGGAGCGCCGCGGACGCGGTGCTCATCGACGAGGTCGCCGGGCTGCTGGAACGGCCCGGCGGCTTCGGCCACGTGGTGGTCGACGAGGCGCAGGACCTCTCTCCGATGCAGTGCCGGGCCATCGCCCGCCGCAGCGAGCACGGCTCGATCACGCTCCTCGGCGACCTGGCCCAGGGCACCGCGCCGTGGGCGGCCACGGACTGGCGCGCGTCCCTGACCCACCTCGGCAAGCCGGACGCGGCGGTGGTGCCGTTGAGCGTCGGCTTCCGGGTCCCGGCCGCCGTGGTGGCGTTCGCGAACCGGCTGCTGCCCGCGCTCGCCGTCGACGTGCCCGCGGCCCGGTCGCTGCGCCACGACGGGGCGCTCGACGTGCGTACCGCCGAGGACCTGACGGCCGCCACGGTGGCCGAGGTGCGGGCGGCGCTGGCGTACGACGGCTCGGTAGGTGTGATCGCGGCCGACGACGCGGTGGAGCGGCTCCGCGCGGCGCTCGCCGAGGCGGGCGTGGCGACCGCGACCGCCGACGACGTCGAGGCCGCGACGCGGGTCACCGTGGTGCCGGCGACGCTGGTCAAGGGCCTGGAGTACGACCACGTGGTGGTCGTCGAGCCGGCCGCGATCGTGGCCGCCGAGCCGCGCGGTCTGCACCGCCTCTACGTGGTGCTGACCCGGGCGGTCTCCCGGCTGGCGGTGCTCCACCGCGAGCCGCTGCCCGCTCCGCTCGCCGGCTGA
- a CDS encoding YbaB/EbfC family nucleoid-associated protein translates to MTFPALDRIEALARNLDGWQRELGARMAELEQSSAEGASDSGLVTVVAAADGTILSTDINARAMRFDSYTLAEEFTAAANRAQEAAAARVREIVGEVMGNAPAAERRADDGYGHDRY, encoded by the coding sequence ATGACGTTCCCGGCCCTGGACCGGATCGAGGCGCTGGCCCGCAACCTGGACGGGTGGCAGCGTGAGCTCGGCGCGCGGATGGCCGAGCTGGAGCAGAGCAGCGCCGAGGGCGCGAGCGACTCCGGCCTGGTCACCGTCGTGGCCGCCGCCGACGGCACGATCCTCTCCACCGACATCAACGCGCGGGCCATGCGGTTCGACTCCTACACACTGGCCGAGGAGTTCACCGCCGCGGCCAACCGGGCACAGGAGGCCGCGGCCGCCCGGGTGCGCGAGATCGTCGGCGAGGTGATGGGCAACGCACCGGCCGCGGAGCGCCGCGCCGACGACGGCTACGGCCACGACCGATACTGA
- a CDS encoding WXG100 family type VII secretion target, with protein MSTEALQRNKTYFEQIVSGTPDPFKPLSNAVLWPFEQLLELVAGEPDDLMRAAQLALTTGEAVRQIAGDQVADRARLRGAWDGDAAEKFHASMESVEEAIEELATGLDGTKEVLVDAANAAVEAFNLLVELILEFLLWFLTEVIIAAVAAALSAGVTLAATVVRVLARLATTVGRMVKIVARFAEILTKLVTKLEKVAELLTRYRKLVMELRKAKKAYKAWNKSGYTKEAFAFKMKRTAILFPGKFAINQASPVNIPGIGGALLDTGVGLHDVSDGNKDRNYLVDGTYREDLGPYTRGVQNVFDSIVN; from the coding sequence ATGAGCACCGAGGCGCTCCAGCGCAACAAGACCTACTTCGAGCAGATCGTGTCGGGCACGCCCGATCCGTTCAAGCCGCTCTCCAACGCGGTGCTGTGGCCGTTCGAGCAGTTGCTGGAGTTGGTCGCCGGTGAGCCGGACGACCTGATGCGGGCCGCCCAGTTGGCGTTGACCACCGGCGAGGCGGTCCGGCAGATCGCCGGTGACCAGGTCGCCGACCGGGCCCGGCTGCGGGGCGCCTGGGACGGCGACGCGGCGGAGAAGTTCCACGCCTCGATGGAGTCCGTCGAGGAGGCGATCGAGGAGCTGGCCACGGGGCTGGACGGCACCAAGGAGGTGCTCGTCGACGCCGCGAACGCCGCGGTCGAGGCGTTCAACCTGCTGGTCGAGCTGATCCTGGAGTTCCTGCTCTGGTTCCTGACCGAGGTGATCATCGCCGCGGTGGCGGCCGCGCTCAGCGCCGGGGTGACCCTGGCGGCCACCGTGGTGCGGGTGCTGGCCCGGCTGGCCACCACGGTCGGCCGCATGGTCAAGATCGTGGCGCGCTTCGCGGAGATCCTCACCAAGCTGGTCACCAAGCTGGAGAAGGTCGCCGAGCTGCTGACCCGCTACCGCAAGCTGGTGATGGAGCTGCGCAAGGCCAAGAAGGCGTACAAGGCGTGGAACAAGTCCGGCTACACGAAGGAGGCGTTCGCGTTCAAGATGAAACGCACCGCCATCCTGTTCCCCGGGAAGTTCGCCATCAACCAGGCGTCCCCGGTCAACATCCCGGGCATCGGCGGCGCGCTGCTCGACACCGGGGTCGGCCTGCACGACGTCTCCGACGGCAACAAGGATCGCAACTACCTGGTGGACGGCACCTACCGCGAGGATCTCGGCCCCTACACCAGGGGCGTGCAGAACGTGTTCGACTCGATCGTGAACTGA
- a CDS encoding type VII secretion target: MTSPSRNLDVQPEALTAFAAASRDRAARFRELHRVFRDGHVARHSFGVMPASFSLAAAYAEQFEACLQGLEEGAEVMADIAGGMTDTADAYTGTDVATTDMFTPGA, from the coding sequence GTGACCAGTCCGAGCAGGAATCTCGACGTCCAGCCGGAGGCGTTGACGGCGTTCGCCGCCGCCTCCCGGGACCGGGCCGCCCGGTTCCGTGAGCTGCACCGGGTGTTCCGCGACGGGCACGTGGCCCGGCACTCCTTCGGCGTGATGCCCGCGTCGTTCAGCCTGGCCGCCGCCTACGCCGAGCAGTTCGAGGCCTGCCTGCAGGGGCTGGAGGAGGGCGCCGAGGTGATGGCCGACATCGCCGGGGGGATGACCGACACCGCCGACGCCTACACCGGCACCGACGTGGCGACCACCGACATGTTCACGCCGGGCGCCTGA
- a CDS encoding IS701 family transposase, whose product MAGVCDAFAGRFGRVEPRRAAAAFVTGLLTNIEIKTCWQLAEQAGHGRPDAMQRLLYRAKWDADAVRDDVRQVVVDRLGDPDGVLVVDETGDLKKGVHTVGVQRQYTGTAGRIENAQVGVFLAYASRHGHTLIDRRVYLPKSWTDDRQRCEQAGVPDDVAFATRSELADDMITAAVQALVPARWVAADEAYGNNTRLRGELRKLRLGYVLAVSCDHLVPIDGGKTRCRADRLAADLPATAWTRRSAGDGSKGPRFYDWAWLTDVGADGDSDDDGRHSLLIRRNNTTGELAFYRCWTPGPATLAQLVRVAGVRWVVEESFQAGKGQVGLDQHQVRRWTSWHRFTTLALAALAVLAICAADARTADRHGQPDMIELTVNEIRRLINILLIRPTRSIAYRLRWSTWRRRHQARAKRAHYARRLNLEFPP is encoded by the coding sequence CTGGCCGGGGTGTGCGATGCGTTCGCGGGACGGTTCGGGCGGGTGGAGCCGCGGCGGGCGGCGGCGGCGTTCGTGACAGGGCTGCTCACGAATATCGAAATCAAGACGTGTTGGCAGTTGGCGGAGCAGGCCGGGCATGGCCGGCCGGACGCGATGCAGAGGTTGCTGTATCGGGCGAAGTGGGACGCCGACGCGGTGCGTGACGACGTGCGACAGGTCGTCGTCGACCGGCTTGGCGACCCCGACGGGGTCCTCGTCGTTGACGAGACCGGCGATCTGAAAAAAGGTGTGCACACCGTCGGTGTCCAGCGCCAATACACCGGCACCGCCGGGCGGATCGAGAACGCGCAGGTTGGCGTGTTCCTGGCCTACGCGAGCAGACACGGCCACACCCTGATCGACCGCCGGGTCTACCTACCGAAGTCCTGGACCGACGATCGACAGCGGTGTGAGCAGGCCGGCGTCCCGGACGACGTCGCGTTCGCCACCCGATCCGAGCTGGCCGACGACATGATCACCGCCGCTGTTCAAGCCCTGGTCCCGGCCCGATGGGTCGCCGCGGACGAGGCCTACGGCAACAACACTCGGCTGCGGGGTGAACTGCGCAAACTGCGCCTCGGCTACGTCCTGGCGGTCTCCTGCGATCATCTCGTGCCGATCGACGGCGGGAAGACCCGTTGTCGCGCCGACCGGCTGGCCGCCGACCTGCCTGCCACCGCGTGGACCCGGCGCAGTGCCGGCGACGGGTCGAAAGGGCCACGGTTCTACGACTGGGCATGGCTGACCGACGTCGGCGCCGACGGCGACTCGGACGACGACGGCCGGCACAGTCTGCTGATCCGCCGCAACAACACCACCGGTGAGCTGGCCTTCTACCGTTGCTGGACACCCGGCCCGGCCACCCTCGCCCAGCTCGTGCGGGTAGCGGGAGTTCGTTGGGTCGTGGAGGAATCGTTCCAGGCCGGAAAGGGTCAGGTCGGTCTTGACCAGCACCAAGTCCGCCGCTGGACGTCCTGGCACCGGTTCACCACCCTGGCCCTGGCAGCCCTCGCGGTCCTCGCGATCTGCGCCGCCGACGCCCGAACAGCAGACCGTCACGGTCAACCCGACATGATCGAGCTGACCGTCAACGAGATCCGCCGCCTGATCAACATCCTGCTCATCCGGCCGACCCGCAGCATCGCCTACCGTTTGCGCTGGTCAACATGGCGACGCCGACACCAAGCACGAGCCAAACGAGCCCACTACGCCCGCCGCCTCAACCTCGAATTCCCACCATGA
- a CDS encoding ABC transporter ATP-binding protein, which produces MILARAEQVSRRYGEVLALDGVDLTVRAGELVGLLGPNGAGKSTLINLLVGLRRPTAGRVELLGGDPRDPASRRRLGVTPQETGLPGTLRVGEVVDFVAAHHPDPVPRGELLDRFGLADQVRRQTGGLSGGQRRRLAVALAFVGRPRLVVLDEPTTGLDVEARHALWESIRGFHAEGGTVLLSSHYLEEVEALAQRIVVIGHGRVLADDSVAAIRGIVGVRRVSLVSDDLPALPGVVATERADGRVHLLTTDADQLVRDLVASGATFRDLEVRPTSLEEAFLAMTAGDRPAPTPA; this is translated from the coding sequence ATGATCCTGGCCCGCGCCGAACAGGTCAGCCGCCGCTACGGCGAGGTGCTGGCGCTGGACGGTGTCGACCTGACCGTCCGGGCCGGGGAACTGGTCGGCCTGCTCGGCCCGAACGGCGCCGGCAAGAGCACGCTGATCAACCTGCTGGTGGGGCTGCGTCGCCCGACCGCCGGCCGGGTCGAGCTGCTCGGCGGCGACCCGCGCGACCCGGCCAGCCGGCGGCGGCTCGGGGTGACCCCGCAGGAAACCGGGCTGCCCGGCACGCTGCGCGTCGGCGAGGTGGTCGACTTCGTCGCCGCGCACCATCCCGACCCGGTGCCCCGGGGCGAACTGCTCGACCGGTTCGGCCTCGCCGACCAGGTCCGGCGACAGACCGGCGGCCTCTCCGGCGGGCAACGCCGCCGGCTGGCGGTGGCGCTGGCCTTCGTCGGCCGGCCCCGGCTGGTGGTGCTCGACGAACCGACCACCGGGCTGGACGTGGAGGCACGACACGCGCTCTGGGAGTCGATCCGCGGCTTCCACGCCGAGGGCGGCACCGTGCTGCTGAGCAGCCACTACCTGGAAGAGGTGGAGGCGTTGGCCCAACGGATCGTGGTGATCGGCCACGGCCGGGTGCTCGCCGACGACTCGGTGGCGGCGATCCGCGGCATCGTCGGCGTACGCCGGGTCAGCCTGGTCTCCGACGACCTGCCGGCGCTGCCCGGGGTGGTCGCCACCGAACGCGCGGACGGGCGGGTCCACCTGCTCACCACCGACGCCGACCAGCTCGTGCGGGACCTGGTCGCCAGCGGGGCGACGTTCCGCGACCTGGAGGTGCGCCCCACCTCGCTGGAGGAGGCGTTCCTCGCCATGACGGCCGGCGACCGGCCCGCGCCCACCCCCGCCTAG